A portion of the Adhaeribacter radiodurans genome contains these proteins:
- a CDS encoding SusC/RagA family TonB-linked outer membrane protein produces MKRLLSLFCLIWACTVPALAQTTTVTGQVTDGDTKDPLPGVVVLVQGTTNGTSTDMEGKFSLNVPSPETANLVVSYVGYQTQTIKIGNQTQLNISLKADTKALEEVVVVGYGTQKKGDVTVAVASVEGKSIAERGTVNPLQAVQGQVAGVDISAGTGRAGSSYNIQIRGQNSLAGGSPLYVVDGVIVSDINFLNPQDIAKMDILKDAASTAIYGSRGSNGVVIVTTKQGSTVKGEATISYDGYTGIRQNARMPDFMSGDEVWEYRQNSYIVPELIAGNNPTTIGSAGGDNPTIADRVANKQYTNWRDLVLRTGTQNNHWLTISGTSSNNIQYIIGAGYQNEKGNLINEEFDRYNFKASADHKLNDRWAAGASFNFSLAEIERGSDLAVTNAFRMSPIFSPYDADGNLVFRPGQIAIPGTTNVTSITSSVNPLLDNANSENNTRRSFGVGNLYLQYSPVKWIDIRSTFSPRITFDRTGRYWGSQTENRGGLQPAAEMQNQEAFSYILDNLITARKTYGAHSITFTGLHSLQQDRLESSFIRATNLPFNSSFYNLGTAAVRERVESGFSKSSLVSYMARVNYYFRDKYLVTLATRWDGSSKLAPGQKWSSFPSASLAWRLSEENFIKDIPLIYDLKARFSAGIAGNNNNINAYGTQMNLSNPVFYDYGGTLGLGYTSNRLPNQELTWERTREYDLGLDYALLDGRISGSIDVYDKLSKGVIMDRDIAIENGWVSIKDNVGSVSNKGIELSLKTINVSGGDFTWSTTFNFARNKNAIVELLDEKIDLPGNAWFIGKPINVNYNFVYDGVWQESERDEALKYKQLPGQAKVKDLDNNGVLNNADRAIIGQRDPKWSGGFSTQLNYKAFDLSASLFARQGHQVYSPFHAQFVNFGDRGGTKLDVNYYMPENNITPTRVSNEYPMPGRPGDYWPLVGYYKDVSFVKVQNISLGYNLPTELLKRIKLKTLRVYANVLNPFVFTDFDGFDPESASGIDPSAGTQITNSTTGSLNNTGISTITYQVGVNLKF; encoded by the coding sequence ATGAAAAGACTATTATCACTGTTTTGCCTCATTTGGGCCTGCACAGTACCAGCTTTGGCTCAAACCACTACAGTAACCGGGCAGGTTACAGATGGAGACACCAAGGACCCCTTGCCGGGAGTAGTGGTTCTGGTTCAAGGAACCACTAATGGTACCTCTACAGACATGGAGGGTAAGTTTTCTCTCAATGTCCCTTCTCCGGAAACCGCCAATCTGGTAGTTAGTTACGTGGGTTACCAAACACAAACCATTAAAATTGGCAATCAAACGCAATTGAATATAAGTCTAAAAGCCGATACCAAGGCGCTGGAGGAGGTAGTGGTTGTGGGTTATGGCACGCAGAAAAAAGGTGATGTTACCGTAGCCGTAGCCAGTGTAGAAGGGAAATCCATTGCCGAAAGAGGAACGGTAAACCCTTTACAAGCGGTGCAAGGTCAGGTAGCAGGAGTGGATATCTCGGCTGGAACTGGCCGGGCAGGTTCTAGCTACAATATTCAAATACGAGGTCAAAATTCCCTGGCTGGCGGCTCTCCTTTATACGTAGTAGACGGAGTAATTGTATCGGATATTAACTTTTTAAACCCACAGGATATTGCCAAAATGGATATCCTGAAAGATGCTGCTTCTACGGCTATTTACGGCTCGCGGGGCTCTAATGGAGTAGTTATTGTTACTACCAAACAAGGCAGTACCGTAAAAGGGGAGGCTACTATTTCTTACGATGGGTACACCGGTATTCGGCAAAATGCCCGCATGCCTGACTTTATGAGCGGCGATGAAGTATGGGAGTATCGCCAAAATTCGTATATCGTTCCGGAATTAATAGCTGGAAATAATCCTACTACTATCGGTAGTGCTGGTGGCGATAATCCTACCATTGCCGACCGGGTGGCTAATAAACAATATACTAACTGGCGCGACCTGGTGCTGCGCACCGGAACCCAGAACAATCACTGGCTAACTATTTCGGGTACGAGCAGCAATAATATTCAATACATTATCGGCGCCGGTTATCAGAACGAAAAAGGAAATTTAATTAATGAAGAATTCGACCGGTATAACTTTAAAGCTAGTGCCGACCATAAACTGAATGACCGGTGGGCCGCCGGAGCAAGTTTTAATTTTTCGCTGGCCGAAATAGAGCGGGGTAGTGATTTGGCCGTTACTAATGCCTTCCGGATGTCGCCCATTTTTTCACCATACGATGCGGATGGTAACCTGGTCTTCCGGCCTGGTCAGATTGCTATACCCGGAACAACAAATGTGACGAGTATTACCAGTTCCGTTAATCCATTGTTAGATAACGCCAATTCCGAGAATAATACCCGGCGTTCTTTTGGGGTTGGTAATTTATACCTTCAATATTCCCCGGTTAAATGGATAGATATCCGGTCTACTTTTTCTCCCCGGATTACATTTGATAGAACCGGACGTTACTGGGGCTCTCAGACCGAAAACCGTGGTGGTTTGCAACCCGCCGCTGAAATGCAGAACCAGGAAGCGTTTTCTTATATTCTGGATAACTTAATTACCGCCCGGAAAACCTATGGCGCGCATAGTATTACCTTTACCGGGCTACATAGTTTGCAGCAGGATAGATTGGAAAGCAGCTTTATCCGGGCAACTAACCTTCCTTTTAATTCTTCTTTTTACAACCTTGGAACAGCCGCCGTTAGAGAAAGAGTGGAAAGTGGTTTTAGTAAATCATCCCTTGTTTCGTACATGGCCCGGGTAAATTATTATTTTAGAGATAAATACCTGGTTACGTTGGCAACCCGTTGGGATGGCTCTTCTAAATTAGCTCCCGGTCAAAAATGGTCTTCCTTCCCGTCGGCTTCCTTGGCCTGGCGGCTATCCGAAGAAAATTTTATAAAAGACATTCCTTTAATTTATGATTTAAAAGCTCGATTCAGTGCCGGTATAGCCGGTAATAATAACAACATTAATGCATACGGTACCCAAATGAATTTAAGTAATCCGGTTTTCTACGATTATGGCGGTACCCTGGGTTTGGGTTATACCTCTAACCGTTTGCCCAATCAGGAATTAACCTGGGAGCGAACACGCGAGTATGATTTAGGTTTAGACTATGCTTTGTTAGACGGCCGCATATCGGGTTCTATTGACGTTTATGATAAGCTTTCGAAAGGCGTTATTATGGACCGCGACATAGCTATCGAAAATGGCTGGGTTTCTATTAAAGATAACGTGGGTTCGGTAAGTAATAAGGGTATTGAGTTGTCTTTAAAAACCATTAATGTTTCGGGTGGCGATTTCACTTGGTCTACTACTTTTAACTTTGCCCGGAATAAAAATGCCATTGTCGAGCTCCTGGATGAAAAAATAGATTTACCGGGTAACGCCTGGTTTATTGGTAAACCGATAAATGTAAATTATAACTTTGTTTATGATGGAGTTTGGCAGGAAAGTGAACGGGATGAAGCCCTGAAATATAAACAACTTCCCGGTCAGGCTAAAGTTAAAGACCTAGACAACAATGGCGTTCTGAATAATGCCGACCGGGCCATCATTGGGCAGCGAGATCCAAAATGGAGCGGCGGTTTCTCTACCCAGTTAAATTACAAAGCCTTTGATTTATCGGCTTCTTTGTTCGCCCGCCAGGGTCACCAGGTTTATAGCCCATTCCACGCTCAGTTTGTTAATTTCGGCGACCGGGGTGGTACCAAGTTAGATGTAAATTATTACATGCCGGAAAATAATATTACGCCAACAAGGGTTTCCAATGAATATCCCATGCCCGGACGTCCCGGCGATTACTGGCCTTTGGTAGGTTATTACAAGGATGTTTCGTTCGTGAAAGTACAAAATATATCCTTGGGTTATAATCTGCCCACCGAATTGTTAAAACGGATTAAATTGAAAACGCTGCGGGTGTATGCCAATGTTTTAAATCCATTTGTATTTACCGATTTTGATGGTTTTGACCCCGAAAGTGCCAGTGGTATCGACCCCAGTGCTGGTACGCAAATTACCAACAGTACTACCGGTTCCCTGAATAATACAGGAATTAGTACCATTACTTATCAAGTAGGAGTAAATCTTAAATTCTAA
- the kduI gene encoding 5-dehydro-4-deoxy-D-glucuronate isomerase has product MKQRYHNSPREVKQMTTDHLRENFLIPSLMQPDEIVVTYSHYDRVIIGGVVPVSKNIELPNYPELRANFFLERRELGIINVGGAGEIEVDGKTFSLEKQDCLYVGKGAHFVSFRSVNQDKPALFYLLSAPAHHEFPAALMKKEEAMPTKMGALETSNERTIYKYIHKDGLQSCQLVMGLTVLATGSVWNTMPAHTHDRRMEAYFYFDVPENQVVVHLMGEPQETRHLMVHNHQAILSPPWSIHAGCGTSNYAFIWGMAGENKDYSDMDPVKITELR; this is encoded by the coding sequence ATGAAACAAAGATATCATAATAGTCCGCGGGAAGTAAAACAAATGACCACGGACCATCTGCGGGAAAACTTTTTAATTCCATCGTTAATGCAGCCCGACGAGATAGTGGTTACCTACAGCCACTACGACCGGGTAATAATTGGCGGGGTAGTACCGGTAAGTAAAAATATCGAACTGCCCAATTACCCGGAACTACGAGCCAACTTTTTTCTGGAACGCAGGGAATTAGGAATTATTAATGTAGGCGGTGCGGGCGAGATAGAGGTTGATGGGAAAACTTTTTCTCTGGAGAAACAGGATTGTTTGTACGTCGGTAAAGGTGCCCATTTCGTCTCTTTCAGGTCTGTGAATCAGGATAAACCGGCTTTGTTTTACCTGTTGTCCGCACCAGCTCATCATGAATTTCCGGCAGCTTTAATGAAGAAGGAAGAAGCCATGCCTACGAAAATGGGGGCATTGGAAACTTCCAACGAAAGAACGATTTACAAATACATTCATAAGGATGGATTACAAAGTTGCCAATTGGTAATGGGCTTAACGGTGCTGGCTACCGGTAGTGTCTGGAATACCATGCCGGCCCACACCCACGACCGCCGAATGGAAGCTTATTTTTATTTTGATGTGCCGGAGAATCAGGTGGTGGTGCATCTTATGGGCGAACCGCAGGAAACCCGTCATTTAATGGTGCATAATCACCAGGCCATTCTTTCGCCGCCTTGGTCTATTCATGCGGGTTGTGGTACCAGTAATTATGCTTTTATATGGGGAATGGCCGGCGAAAACAAAGACTACAGCGACATGGACCCGGTGAAAATAACCGAACTTCGGTAA
- a CDS encoding RagB/SusD family nutrient uptake outer membrane protein has protein sequence MKKIYFLNFLLVCLFTTGCQDYLEEENRSNIVSEQYYATAEGYEKLVNASYATLRTAYNEPWLYMAGTDLFVEGRDVQPKGISEYRDLTPEEAAVEVFYRNTYNAIQVCNTALYFNDKTASTPNVASRKGEVQFLRAYYYFLLVQHFGGVALVTDYFKEPQAQFARNSAEEVYTFIINEMKAALALVPESQLEFGRISQRAIRHFLAKVYLTRGYETFGSSTDFTEAASLADAAIAQQPLAIPFEDLFYPGNERNAEVLFSIQYDPGSIANPQTGGNNQNYWFGPYMGGQGAVQGYPQRAYRLVPTMYLFDVYTQNDARFDATFMIEYYQRYYDYYDKKTERASLNVRYYYAPKWANSPEAIEAWKAADPTHRSAAQVIPYSPAWEATNSTTFDNATPAIKKFDDPKAAFGSSSSTRDIYLARLGETYLIAAEAYLKLGDNTTAAQRINEVRRRAAKPGAEMAMLINPGDITIDFILDERARELAGEYLRWFDLKRTGTLVDRTKLYNRDIRNWFNQGIDPFQGSDGAFKVLRPIPSRALILNEGEFEQNPGYK, from the coding sequence ATGAAGAAAATATATTTTTTAAATTTTTTACTTGTTTGTTTATTCACTACGGGTTGCCAGGATTATCTGGAAGAAGAAAACAGGTCCAATATTGTTTCGGAACAATATTATGCCACTGCCGAAGGCTACGAAAAATTAGTTAATGCTTCGTATGCCACCTTACGTACTGCTTACAACGAACCCTGGTTATATATGGCCGGCACCGATTTGTTCGTGGAAGGCCGCGATGTTCAGCCGAAAGGCATTAGCGAGTACCGCGATTTAACGCCCGAAGAAGCAGCCGTAGAAGTTTTCTACCGCAATACCTATAATGCCATTCAGGTGTGTAATACCGCTTTGTATTTTAACGATAAAACAGCTTCTACTCCCAACGTAGCTTCCCGCAAAGGCGAAGTACAATTTTTAAGAGCTTATTATTATTTTTTGCTGGTGCAGCATTTCGGGGGAGTAGCGCTGGTAACCGATTATTTTAAGGAGCCCCAAGCGCAGTTTGCGCGCAATTCGGCGGAAGAAGTTTATACTTTTATTATTAATGAGATGAAAGCGGCGCTGGCCCTGGTGCCAGAAAGCCAATTGGAGTTTGGCCGCATTTCCCAAAGAGCCATCCGGCACTTTCTGGCCAAGGTTTACCTGACCCGGGGATACGAAACCTTTGGCAGTAGTACCGATTTTACAGAAGCCGCCTCTTTAGCCGATGCCGCCATTGCGCAGCAGCCCCTCGCTATACCGTTCGAAGATTTGTTTTATCCCGGCAACGAAAGAAATGCGGAAGTTCTTTTCTCTATTCAATATGACCCAGGTTCTATTGCTAACCCCCAAACGGGCGGCAATAATCAAAATTATTGGTTTGGGCCTTATATGGGCGGTCAGGGAGCCGTACAGGGATATCCGCAACGGGCCTACCGGTTGGTACCTACCATGTATTTGTTCGATGTTTATACCCAAAACGATGCCCGGTTCGATGCTACTTTTATGATTGAATATTACCAGCGGTACTACGACTATTATGATAAAAAGACTGAACGAGCCAGCCTGAATGTACGGTATTATTATGCGCCCAAATGGGCCAATAGCCCAGAGGCAATAGAGGCTTGGAAGGCGGCCGACCCTACTCACCGGAGTGCAGCCCAGGTAATACCGTACTCACCAGCCTGGGAAGCTACTAACAGCACTACTTTTGATAATGCTACTCCTGCCATTAAAAAGTTTGATGACCCCAAAGCGGCCTTTGGTAGTTCTTCCAGTACCCGCGATATCTACTTAGCTCGTTTAGGAGAAACCTACTTGATTGCCGCCGAAGCTTATTTAAAATTAGGTGATAATACTACTGCTGCCCAGCGTATTAACGAGGTGAGAAGAAGAGCTGCCAAACCGGGTGCCGAGATGGCCATGTTAATTAATCCAGGCGATATAACCATTGATTTTATTCTGGATGAGAGAGCCCGGGAACTGGCCGGTGAGTATCTGCGCTGGTTTGATTTAAAACGCACGGGTACCCTTGTGGATAGAACTAAATTGTATAACCGGGATATCCGTAATTGGTTTAACCAAGGCATTGACCCATTCCAAGGTTCAGATGGTGCTTTTAAAGTACTAAGACCCATTCCTTCCCGAGCCCTTATTCTGAACGAAGGAGAATTTGAACAAAATCCAGGTTATAAATAA
- a CDS encoding VOC family protein, whose product MKLEHFALNVEDPIRMSAWYVAHLGLRIVRQMNEAPFTTFLADDSGRIMIEIYNNPADEVPSYQKMNPLLVHLAFVSTNPEEDKTRLLAAGGSLETDQHLEDGSHLVMLRDPWGLAVQLCKRGQPMLAAKEQN is encoded by the coding sequence ATGAAATTAGAACATTTTGCCCTTAATGTAGAAGATCCTATTCGGATGTCGGCTTGGTACGTAGCTCATCTGGGTCTTCGAATAGTTAGGCAAATGAATGAGGCTCCGTTTACTACTTTCTTAGCCGATGATAGTGGTCGTATTATGATTGAAATCTACAATAATCCTGCTGATGAAGTGCCTTCTTACCAGAAAATGAATCCGCTGCTTGTCCATTTGGCATTTGTATCCACAAACCCCGAAGAAGATAAGACTAGATTACTCGCAGCCGGCGGTAGTCTGGAAACAGATCAGCACTTGGAAGATGGATCACACCTGGTCATGTTACGTGATCCCTGGGGGTTGGCAGTTCAACTATGTAAAAGAGGACAACCGATGTTAGCGGCAAAAGAGCAAAATTAA
- the kduD gene encoding 2-dehydro-3-deoxy-D-gluconate 5-dehydrogenase KduD: protein MNIPGLFDLSGKTALVTGCNKGIGKGMALALASAGCDIIGVSASLALEGSEIENEVKALGKNFKAYQCDLSNREALSAFTKQVLEENANIDILVNNAGMILRQPAAEHSDEYWDKVLSVNLDAPFVLAREIGRHMLERGSGKIIFTASLLTFQGGINVPGYAASKGAIGSLVKALANEWAGKGVNVNAIAPGYIATDNTEALRNDPDRSQAILSRIPAGRWGTPEDFAGATVFLASRAADYVHGTILTVDGGWMGR, encoded by the coding sequence ATGAATATACCAGGTTTATTTGATTTGAGTGGTAAAACAGCCCTCGTTACCGGTTGCAACAAAGGCATTGGCAAAGGGATGGCTTTGGCTTTAGCGAGTGCCGGCTGCGATATTATTGGTGTTTCCGCTTCCCTGGCTTTAGAAGGGAGTGAAATAGAAAATGAGGTAAAAGCTTTAGGTAAAAATTTTAAAGCCTACCAATGCGATTTAAGTAACCGGGAAGCTCTTTCTGCTTTTACAAAACAAGTACTGGAAGAAAATGCGAATATAGATATTCTGGTGAATAATGCCGGTATGATTTTACGTCAACCAGCCGCCGAACATTCAGATGAATATTGGGATAAAGTACTGTCCGTGAACCTGGATGCGCCCTTTGTCCTGGCTCGGGAAATTGGCCGCCACATGCTGGAAAGGGGCTCCGGTAAAATAATTTTTACGGCTTCTTTACTAACCTTTCAGGGCGGTATAAATGTGCCGGGCTACGCCGCCAGCAAAGGTGCCATTGGCAGTTTAGTGAAAGCACTTGCTAATGAGTGGGCCGGTAAAGGCGTAAATGTAAATGCTATTGCTCCCGGTTACATTGCTACCGATAATACCGAAGCTTTGCGCAACGACCCAGATAGGAGCCAGGCTATTTTAAGCCGAATACCGGCAGGCCGATGGGGTACACCCGAAGATTTTGCAGGAGCCACAGTATTTCTAGCCTCCCGCGCTGCCGATTATGTACATGGTACCATCTTAACTGTAGATGGTGGCTGGATGGGCCGTTAG